Proteins from one Chlorogloeopsis sp. ULAP01 genomic window:
- a CDS encoding DUF2949 domain-containing protein: MVNCNTDIKFINFLQEELELTRRDIAVALRKRELENGPLPMLLWQYGFVDIEQLERIFDWLEEQV, from the coding sequence ATGGTTAACTGTAACACTGATATAAAATTTATCAATTTTTTGCAAGAAGAACTCGAATTGACAAGAAGGGATATTGCTGTAGCTTTGCGAAAACGTGAGTTGGAAAATGGCCCATTACCAATGCTGCTTTGGCAGTACGGATTTGTAGATATAGAGCAGTTAGAGCGGATTTTTGATTGGCTAGAAGAACAAGTTTAA
- a CDS encoding nitrogen fixation protein NifZ: protein MPSDEFELDDAPAFEIGDKVRVRKLIKNDGTFPGQEIGKVLANIGDIGYVASIGTFLQRSYIYAVHFLHTGFIIGCRAKELELVEAKDNEGNATQE, encoded by the coding sequence ATGCCATCGGATGAATTTGAGTTAGACGACGCACCTGCTTTTGAAATCGGTGACAAAGTCCGAGTTCGCAAGCTAATTAAAAATGATGGTACTTTTCCCGGACAGGAAATTGGGAAGGTATTAGCAAATATTGGAGATATCGGTTATGTCGCTAGTATAGGTACCTTTTTACAAAGGTCTTATATTTATGCGGTGCATTTCTTACATACAGGGTTCATCATCGGTTGTCGTGCAAAAGAACTAGAACTTGTAGAGGCTAAAGATAATGAAGGTAATGCTACGCAAGAATAA
- a CDS encoding NAD(P)-dependent alcohol dehydrogenase yields MKAVVIHNYGSADVLRYEDVAPPKIKPDQLLVKVHAACINPIDWKIRKGMLKVITGNKFPMVLGLDLAGEVVEVGTKVTRFAIADQIYGSLKVPGGAYAEFAAIQENHAALKPKNMSYEQAATLPVAALTALQALRDLGKIKAEQTVLVNGASGGVGIFAVQIAKVFGAEVTGVCSTKNLDLVKSLGADQIIDYTQQDFTQDTVQYDIIFDVVANKSFSDCKKVLKSNGIYVTTLPTPQNILPGILTTLIPGKKAKFVLAKTNSQDFAYLNELIEAGKIRTVIDRTYPLEELAAAHTYSESERAVGKIAIAIAS; encoded by the coding sequence ATGAAAGCAGTTGTAATTCATAACTACGGATCGGCAGATGTGTTGCGATATGAAGATGTGGCACCACCAAAAATCAAACCCGATCAATTACTTGTTAAAGTTCATGCTGCTTGCATTAATCCCATTGATTGGAAAATCCGCAAGGGAATGTTGAAAGTGATTACAGGTAACAAATTCCCAATGGTTTTAGGGTTGGATTTGGCAGGAGAGGTAGTAGAGGTTGGTACTAAAGTCACGCGCTTTGCGATCGCAGATCAAATTTACGGTTCTCTCAAAGTGCCTGGAGGTGCTTATGCCGAATTTGCCGCCATACAAGAAAATCATGCTGCTCTCAAACCTAAAAATATGAGTTATGAACAAGCAGCTACTTTGCCTGTCGCAGCTCTTACCGCTCTTCAAGCACTGCGCGATTTGGGTAAAATCAAGGCAGAACAAACTGTGTTGGTTAATGGTGCTTCTGGTGGAGTAGGGATTTTTGCAGTGCAAATTGCTAAAGTATTTGGCGCAGAGGTAACAGGAGTTTGCAGCACGAAAAATCTAGATTTGGTCAAGTCTTTGGGAGCCGACCAAATTATAGACTATACACAACAAGATTTTACTCAAGATACTGTTCAATACGACATTATTTTTGATGTAGTTGCGAACAAGTCTTTTTCTGATTGCAAAAAGGTTCTTAAGTCTAATGGAATTTACGTCACTACACTACCTACGCCGCAGAATATCTTACCAGGAATTTTGACAACGTTGATTCCAGGGAAAAAAGCTAAATTCGTGCTTGCAAAAACTAACTCTCAAGATTTTGCGTATCTAAATGAATTAATTGAAGCAGGAAAAATACGCACTGTAATTGATCGCACCTATCCCCTCGAAGAGTTAGCCGCAGCTCATACCTACAGCGAAAGTGAACGTGCCGTAGGAAAGATTGCGATCGCGATCGCCAGTTGA
- a CDS encoding (2Fe-2S) ferredoxin domain-containing protein, translating into MSNKYLTLSEFNLEGQFLGFVSDSSGAWKYLRVAIASGEVRLKIPKELRCSLNQHLEIGEIINVFGLSKLNSHTGKIKFKVYGVKPLGICPSQKMPLPPKAKILVCQKSGCRKRGGQGLLSELEKTLCERGLQDQVVIETTGCLKRCNNAPNCILQLGHKEYKKVHPEAIASLLESHLYKLQQ; encoded by the coding sequence ATGAGCAACAAGTATCTAACCTTATCGGAGTTTAACCTTGAGGGGCAATTCCTTGGTTTTGTGAGCGATTCATCAGGAGCGTGGAAATACTTGCGAGTGGCGATCGCATCAGGAGAAGTGCGACTGAAAATTCCCAAGGAGTTGCGTTGTTCTCTCAATCAACATCTAGAAATCGGTGAAATCATTAACGTTTTTGGTTTGAGTAAGTTAAACTCTCACACAGGCAAAATCAAATTCAAAGTCTACGGAGTAAAGCCACTTGGTATTTGCCCAAGCCAAAAAATGCCCTTGCCACCAAAAGCCAAAATTTTGGTGTGTCAAAAGTCTGGCTGTCGCAAACGAGGTGGTCAAGGTTTACTCTCAGAATTAGAAAAGACTTTATGCGAACGCGGACTTCAAGATCAAGTAGTTATAGAAACTACTGGCTGTTTAAAGCGTTGTAATAACGCACCCAACTGCATCTTGCAACTTGGGCATAAAGAATACAAAAAAGTACATCCAGAAGCGATCGCATCTCTTTTGGAGAGTCATTTATACAAATTGCAACAATAA
- the nifV gene encoding homocitrate synthase gives MNQVLINDTTLRDGEQAAGVAFNLQEKVAIAKFLDSIGVHEIEVGIPAMGEEEMRAIAAISNLDLSANLLGWNRAVISDIEASLACGLERVHISIPVSGIQIAAKFHGQWRVTLQQLKDSISFALDRGLWVAVGGEDSSRADDNFLFDVAHYAQEWGASRFRFCDTVGILDPFTTYTKVHRLVAALMVPVEIHTHNDFGLATANALAGIKAGAMSVNTTVNGLGERAGNAALEEVVMAIKRIYGFDVGIDTRRLLELSRLVAAASGCNVPPWKAIVGENTFAHESGIHAHGVMQNPSTYEPFAPEEVGWERRLVVGKHSGRHLLSNLLLEHGITLSVEESQYVLDAVRKQSVQKKRSLSAQEVLNLVKEVRYSHAIG, from the coding sequence ATGAATCAGGTCTTAATTAATGATACGACTTTGCGTGACGGCGAACAAGCGGCGGGTGTTGCTTTTAACTTACAAGAAAAAGTAGCGATCGCAAAATTTCTTGACTCTATCGGCGTTCACGAAATAGAAGTCGGCATTCCAGCGATGGGTGAGGAAGAAATGCGAGCGATCGCAGCCATTTCTAACTTAGATTTGTCTGCAAATTTGCTTGGCTGGAACCGTGCTGTCATTTCAGATATTGAAGCTTCCTTGGCTTGTGGCTTAGAGCGAGTACATATTTCTATTCCTGTCTCTGGAATTCAAATAGCCGCTAAATTTCACGGTCAATGGCGAGTAACATTACAACAACTCAAAGATAGTATCAGCTTTGCTTTGGATCGTGGTCTTTGGGTTGCAGTAGGAGGAGAAGATTCCTCTAGAGCAGATGACAACTTTCTGTTTGATGTAGCTCATTATGCCCAAGAGTGGGGTGCATCACGGTTCCGTTTTTGCGATACCGTTGGCATTCTTGATCCATTTACTACATATACAAAAGTGCATCGCTTAGTCGCGGCTTTGATGGTACCTGTGGAAATTCACACCCACAACGATTTTGGTTTGGCAACTGCCAACGCTCTGGCTGGGATTAAAGCTGGAGCAATGTCGGTAAACACAACGGTAAACGGATTGGGTGAAAGAGCAGGCAATGCGGCTTTAGAAGAAGTTGTCATGGCAATCAAGCGCATTTACGGTTTCGATGTTGGTATCGACACTCGGCGTTTGTTAGAACTGTCTCGACTAGTGGCTGCGGCATCAGGTTGCAATGTACCGCCCTGGAAAGCAATTGTCGGCGAAAATACCTTTGCTCACGAATCTGGGATTCATGCCCACGGTGTCATGCAAAACCCCTCTACCTATGAGCCATTTGCACCTGAAGAAGTGGGTTGGGAGCGGCGTTTAGTTGTAGGTAAGCATTCTGGTAGACATTTGCTATCTAACTTACTACTGGAACATGGCATTACTCTCAGCGTAGAAGAAAGCCAGTATGTTTTGGATGCTGTGCGCAAACAATCAGTTCAGAAAAAACGCAGCTTAAGCGCACAAGAAGTGTTGAATTTAGTCAAAGAAGTGAGATACTCTCATGCCATCGGATGA
- a CDS encoding Asr1405/Asl0597 family protein: MLQHSSSNALGDHILQIPLSDRWRIYHRLQELMIPCSCPPDGSLRVQVNSCLTVILVHSTVKQFVASRQELIDWLEQCWQL, translated from the coding sequence ATGTTACAACACAGTAGTTCTAACGCCTTGGGCGATCATATTTTGCAAATTCCTTTGAGCGATCGCTGGCGAATCTATCACCGCTTGCAAGAGTTAATGATTCCCTGTTCGTGTCCTCCTGATGGTTCTTTGCGAGTACAAGTCAATAGTTGTTTAACAGTAATTCTTGTTCACAGTACTGTCAAGCAGTTTGTGGCTTCTCGTCAAGAATTAATTGATTGGTTAGAGCAATGTTGGCAGTTGTGA
- the cysE gene encoding serine O-acetyltransferase: MPQTLEPIRKTKIAQTLDGANTEAQKSFVAGVLFEPLLTDFRIIFERDPAARNWLEVLFCYPGFHALCLYRLAHWLHLRRVAFVPRLISHLGRFLTGIEIHPGAEIGKGLFIDHGMGVVIGETAIVGDYTLIYQGVTLGGTGKETGKRHPTLGKNVVVGAGAKVLGNIHIGDRVRVGAGSVVLRNVPADCTVVGIPGRNISRKQSVSLSPLEHHKLPDVEATVIRSLLERIEQLEQQLQTLKEGSHDETSFIARHEKPHPVLSNTPLLAKERGRG; encoded by the coding sequence ATGCCACAGACCTTAGAGCCAATCCGGAAAACCAAAATTGCACAAACACTGGATGGTGCAAATACCGAAGCACAGAAATCTTTCGTTGCTGGCGTTTTGTTTGAGCCATTATTAACTGATTTTCGCATCATTTTTGAGCGTGATCCGGCAGCACGTAATTGGTTAGAGGTGCTATTTTGCTATCCCGGATTCCATGCTCTTTGTTTGTATCGTCTTGCCCACTGGTTACACCTTCGCCGGGTGGCTTTTGTACCTCGCTTAATTTCTCACTTGGGGCGATTCTTGACTGGAATTGAAATTCACCCAGGAGCAGAAATAGGCAAAGGGTTATTTATCGACCACGGTATGGGTGTTGTCATTGGTGAAACTGCGATTGTTGGAGACTACACCTTAATCTACCAAGGTGTTACTCTCGGCGGTACAGGAAAAGAAACTGGCAAGCGCCACCCCACCTTAGGCAAAAACGTTGTTGTGGGAGCTGGTGCGAAAGTTTTGGGCAATATTCATATTGGCGATCGCGTTCGTGTCGGTGCTGGTTCAGTTGTGCTGCGGAATGTCCCTGCTGATTGTACTGTAGTGGGAATTCCCGGACGCAATATTTCCCGTAAGCAGTCTGTTAGTCTCTCTCCTCTGGAACATCACAAGCTTCCGGATGTAGAAGCGACTGTGATTCGCTCTTTGTTAGAACGCATAGAGCAACTTGAACAACAACTGCAAACTCTAAAAGAAGGCAGTCACGATGAAACAAGTTTCATCGCCAGGCATGAAAAACCTCACCCTGTCCTGTCGAACACCCCTCTCCTTGCTAAGGAGAGGGGCAGGGGGTGA
- the nifT gene encoding putative nitrogen fixation protein NifT, translating into MKVMLRKNNAGTLMVYVAKKDLEEEVVKETDGADGKIFTLANGWELLFTNLPDPLVLPQTFEAKRLA; encoded by the coding sequence ATGAAGGTAATGCTACGCAAGAATAATGCTGGTACTTTAATGGTTTACGTTGCCAAAAAAGACCTAGAAGAAGAAGTTGTTAAAGAAACAGATGGAGCTGATGGCAAGATTTTTACTTTAGCAAACGGTTGGGAACTATTGTTTACTAACTTACCAGATCCGCTAGTATTACCTCAAACTTTTGAAGCAAAACGACTTGCATAG